AATTTTGGCGGCCCAGTGGCGATGTACTCGATGACATCACAAGCCACTAAGATGGGCTTTACCACGATCTTGAATTTAATGGGCTTATTGTCGATCAGTATCGCGATCATGAATTTACTACCCATACCGGCTTTGGATGGTGGTAAATTATTGTTGAACATCATTGAAGCAATCCGGCGTAAACCGATGGACCCAGAAAAAGAGGGCATCATTACCTTGATCGGTTTCGCGTTGATGTTATTATTGATCATTGCCGTTACCTGGAACGATTTTCAACGCTTTTTCATGCGCTGAGCGGATTTAAAATTAATTAAGAAGTAAAACGTAGCGTACCATGTTGCGCTACGCTCTAAAAAGGAGCAATTTATCCATGAAACAGTCAAAAGTTTTTATCCCTACGTTAAAAGAAACGCCTAATGATGCTGACTCCAAGTCACATCAAATGATGCTGCGCGCCGGCTATATTCGCCAAATGAGCGCCGGCATTTACAGTTATTTACCATTAGCTTACAAAGTACTGCAGAAGATCAATCGGATCATCGAAGAAGAAATGGAAAAAATCGATGCCGTTGAAATGCTGATGCCTGAAGTGATCCCTGCTGAATTATGGCAAGAATCTGGCCGTTATGACACGTACGGGCCTGAATTGTTTAAATTGCGTGATCGCCATGAACGTGATTTTATCTTGGGACCAACGCACGAAGAATCATTTACCGATTTGGTGCGCGATAACTTAAATTCATACAAGAAGTTACCACAAGTGCTTTATCAAATTCAGCCAAAATATCGGGATGAAAAGCGTCCTCGGGCTGGCTTGTTACGTGGTCGTGAATTTATCATGAAGGATGCGTATTCATTTACAGCAAATGTGGCTGATCTGGATAAAATTTTCCGCCAAATGGAAGCCGCTTATCGGGCGATTTTTGATCGCTGTGGCTTGGATTATCGGGCAATTATTGGTGACGCTGGGGCAATGGGCGGTAAAGATTCCGTTGAATTTTCCGCGCCCGCCGCTATTGGTGAAGATACGATCGTTTATTCGGATGCCGGCGACTATGCCGCTAATTTGGAAATGGCTACAAGCCTGACTTTGAATAAGAAGACGACTGAAGCACCAGCTGAGTTGGAAAAAGTAGCGACGCCTGGAGCCAAAACAATCGCTGAAGTCGCTGAATTATTGAACGTTGAGGTTGAAAAAACGGCAAAAAGCATGTTATTCATCGCTGACGAAAAGCCCGTTTTAGTTTTAGTTCGCGGTGATTATGAGATCAACCCCGTTAAGCTAAAGAATTATTTGGAAGCGGATAGTTTAGAAATGGCTACGGATGAACAAGCGGTTCAATATATGGGTGCCAATTTTGGCTCATTAGGCCCCGTTAATTTAGCCGCTGATGTGCGCTTGCTAGCTGATTTCAGTGTACAAAACTTAGCTAATATTGTCGTTGGTGCCAGTGAAGATGGCTACCATTATTTAAACGTGAATGCCGACCGTGATTATACGCCAGAAGCTTATGCTGACTTGCGTTTCGTTAAGGAAGGCGAAGTATCGCCTGATGGTGAAGGCGTCTTGAAATTCACTAAAGGAATCGAGATCGGCCATGTCTTTAAATTAGGTACGCGTTATTCTAAAGTAATGAACGCTAATTTCTTGGATGAAAATGGTCGCAGCCAACCATTGATCATGGGCTCATATGGTATCGGGGTCAGCCGCTTACTGACGGCGATCGCTGAACAACAGTCCGATGACAACGGCTTGGTTTGGCCCGAAAATATTGCGCCATACACGATCCACGTGATCCCAGTTAACGTGAAGAACAAAGAACAAGTTACTTTGGCCAGTGAAGCTGAAGCTTTGTTGGAAGAAGCGGGTTACAGTGTATTGGTTGATGATCGTAAAGAACGCGCTGGCGTTAAGTTTGCGGAGTCCGATTTGATTGGGCTACCAGTGCGGGTAACCGTTGGTAAGAAAGCCAGCGAAGGGATCGTTGAAATTAAGTTACGTAAAACCGGTGAAACGATTGAAGTGCAGAAATCTGAATTAGTCAATACGATCCAGATTTTACTCAAGCAAACGGACTAGTTTCGCGCGTAAAATTTCAAGTCGCTTCGAGTTGACCTAAACGTAAATTGAGTTAAACTAAATTGTGTTTGGAAAATACTACCAGTTAGTTTTTACCGCCAATTTAGCGTCAGTGTGTTTGAAAAGGCAAGTTACTTTTTCAAACACACTTTAGAATAAAGCGGATAAGAGTGGAACGGTAAGCACCACGGTTTAGCAAATGGCTGAGCCTCACCGTTCGACTCTTTTCTTATTAAGTTTGGAAGGATGGCTGCGTTGAGTTTAAACGAGATTGAATTATTTAATAAACTGCGCGAGCAGATCAAGTTAGAAGTCACTGCTGAAAATGAACATTTTTTCACGGATGCTAAAGTCAATAAAG
This is a stretch of genomic DNA from Loigolactobacillus coryniformis subsp. coryniformis KCTC 3167 = DSM 20001. It encodes these proteins:
- a CDS encoding proline--tRNA ligase — its product is MKQSKVFIPTLKETPNDADSKSHQMMLRAGYIRQMSAGIYSYLPLAYKVLQKINRIIEEEMEKIDAVEMLMPEVIPAELWQESGRYDTYGPELFKLRDRHERDFILGPTHEESFTDLVRDNLNSYKKLPQVLYQIQPKYRDEKRPRAGLLRGREFIMKDAYSFTANVADLDKIFRQMEAAYRAIFDRCGLDYRAIIGDAGAMGGKDSVEFSAPAAIGEDTIVYSDAGDYAANLEMATSLTLNKKTTEAPAELEKVATPGAKTIAEVAELLNVEVEKTAKSMLFIADEKPVLVLVRGDYEINPVKLKNYLEADSLEMATDEQAVQYMGANFGSLGPVNLAADVRLLADFSVQNLANIVVGASEDGYHYLNVNADRDYTPEAYADLRFVKEGEVSPDGEGVLKFTKGIEIGHVFKLGTRYSKVMNANFLDENGRSQPLIMGSYGIGVSRLLTAIAEQQSDDNGLVWPENIAPYTIHVIPVNVKNKEQVTLASEAEALLEEAGYSVLVDDRKERAGVKFAESDLIGLPVRVTVGKKASEGIVEIKLRKTGETIEVQKSELVNTIQILLKQTD